TATAAAATATTCACACAAGGCGGTTCATTTCCTTTATGATTAATAACAAGAGTAGCCGAACAAAGGATGACAGTTGTGTCGAAAACTAAACCTAAATACCAAACGTGGATCAGAATTAATAAACTCCTTATTTTTCTAATGATCTCTCTGCTTCTTCTCTTCACTGCGCTATTACCTGTGCCTTTATTTTTGCGAATCTTTTCAGGAGTTATAGCTCTTCCGTTTCTTTATATCACCTTTATCCTTTCTTATTCTGTTTATCAATTTTCAGCAATTGGAGGGAATTATCAGTCGAAAATACATGATCTTATAGTTGCTGAGAGTAATACGAATGGAAAAGGAAAAATTTTGGATATAGGGACAGGCAGTGGTTCACTCATCATTAAGCTTGCGAAAGCTTATCCTCATACAGTTTTAACGGGGATTGATTATTGGGGCGGGAATTGGGAATATTCAAAAGCTCAATGCCAGCAGAATGCTGAAATAGAAGGGGTCGCTGAGAGAATTATT
This Halobacillus salinarum DNA region includes the following protein-coding sequences:
- a CDS encoding class I SAM-dependent methyltransferase, translated to MSKTKPKYQTWIRINKLLIFLMISLLLLFTALLPVPLFLRIFSGVIALPFLYITFILSYSVYQFSAIGGNYQSKIHDLIVAESNTNGKGKILDIGTGSGSLIIKLAKAYPHTVLTGIDYWGGNWEYSKAQCQQNAEIEGVAERIIFLKASAAELPFKSRDFDGIVSCLTFHEVRDRQDKMEVIKEALRVLKPGGVFVFLDLFNDKKIFGDEKVIAQAFEEVLEWKQSPLAEEMKLPKLLLSRKVLGNAMILSGKK